In one Streptomyces sp. NBC_01288 genomic region, the following are encoded:
- a CDS encoding ABC transporter substrate-binding protein yields MRRSLVPAALLLPLALLLTACGGNSAAETSTGTDGKGSLTLNVGDQKGGSEAVLRAAGELKNLDYKIKWSTFTSGPPLLEAVNAKAVDIGAVGNTPPVFAAGAGSKIKVVAASHGNSQGEAILVPKDSKLTSPEQLKGKSIAVAQGSSAHFQLIASLKAAGLTLSDVKVKYLQPADALAAFTSGKVDAWTVWDPYTSQVLQAKQGRILTTGQGLVNGLNFQVAAPSALENSKKAAAIKDYLARLRRAQDWVYDHPDAWAKVWAKDTGLPYAVALASVKRTNASRISVAVDKPLIASEQQIADTFTNLKLIPRKVDFAEFVDTRFNGSLPASTTAPRVYKEK; encoded by the coding sequence ATGCGACGAAGTCTCGTCCCCGCCGCCCTGCTTCTCCCCCTCGCCCTCCTGCTCACCGCCTGCGGCGGGAACTCGGCCGCCGAGACCTCGACGGGCACCGACGGCAAGGGCTCACTCACGCTCAACGTCGGTGACCAGAAAGGCGGTTCGGAAGCGGTGCTGCGGGCCGCCGGTGAACTCAAGAACCTGGACTACAAGATCAAGTGGTCCACGTTCACCTCCGGTCCGCCGCTCCTGGAAGCCGTCAACGCCAAGGCCGTCGACATCGGCGCCGTCGGCAACACCCCGCCGGTGTTCGCGGCGGGCGCGGGCTCGAAGATCAAGGTGGTGGCCGCCTCGCACGGCAACTCCCAGGGCGAGGCCATCCTCGTACCGAAGGACTCCAAGCTGACCTCGCCCGAGCAGCTCAAGGGCAAGTCCATTGCCGTGGCGCAGGGTTCGTCCGCGCACTTCCAGCTGATCGCCTCCCTCAAGGCGGCCGGGCTCACCCTGAGCGACGTCAAGGTCAAGTACCTGCAACCGGCCGACGCGCTGGCCGCGTTCACCAGCGGCAAGGTGGACGCGTGGACGGTCTGGGACCCGTACACCTCGCAGGTCCTCCAGGCGAAGCAGGGCCGCATCCTGACGACCGGTCAGGGTCTGGTCAACGGGCTCAACTTCCAGGTGGCGGCGCCCTCCGCGCTGGAGAACAGCAAGAAGGCCGCGGCCATCAAGGACTATCTGGCACGGTTGCGCCGCGCACAGGACTGGGTCTACGACCACCCCGACGCGTGGGCCAAGGTGTGGGCGAAGGACACCGGGCTGCCGTACGCGGTGGCGCTGGCCTCGGTGAAGCGCACGAACGCCTCCCGTATCTCGGTGGCCGTCGACAAGCCGCTGATCGCCTCCGAGCAGCAGATCGCGGACACCTTCACCAACCTGAAACTCATCCCGCGCAAGGTCGACTTCGCCGAGTTCGTCGACACCCGCTTCAACGGCAGCCTGCCGGCCTCGACGACCGCGCCGCGCGTCTACAAGGAGAAGTGA
- a CDS encoding ABC transporter ATP-binding protein translates to MATDVHGPVTTRSATRSPVTTQAVRVEGLTRSFDGRAVIDKLQLDVRQGEFVALLGRSGCGKSTLLRILAGLDRDIEGTVLVPRRKAVAFQAPRLMPWKKVWRNVLLGLPGKPERAVAERALAEVGLGDHSDAWPRTLSGGEAQRASLARALVREPDLLLLDEPFGALDALTRIRAQRLVGELWQRRGCAVLLVTHDVEEAVLLADRVLVMDDGVIAHEQRIDLDRPRGITDPRFAELRAGLLERLGVDTAAEAA, encoded by the coding sequence ATGGCGACCGACGTTCACGGGCCGGTGACCACCCGATCGGCGACCCGGTCGCCGGTGACCACGCAGGCGGTACGCGTCGAGGGGCTGACCCGTTCCTTCGACGGCCGCGCCGTCATCGACAAGCTTCAACTCGACGTGCGGCAGGGCGAGTTCGTGGCGCTGCTCGGCCGCAGCGGCTGCGGCAAGTCCACGCTGTTGCGCATCCTCGCCGGGCTCGACCGGGACATCGAGGGCACCGTCCTCGTCCCGCGCCGCAAGGCCGTCGCGTTCCAGGCGCCCCGGCTGATGCCGTGGAAGAAGGTGTGGCGCAACGTCCTGCTCGGGCTGCCCGGCAAGCCCGAACGGGCCGTAGCCGAGCGGGCGTTGGCGGAGGTCGGGCTCGGGGATCACTCCGACGCGTGGCCCAGGACGCTGTCCGGCGGTGAGGCGCAACGGGCCTCGCTGGCCCGCGCCCTGGTGCGTGAGCCCGATCTGCTGCTGCTCGACGAGCCGTTCGGCGCGCTCGACGCGCTCACCCGGATCAGGGCGCAGCGGTTGGTGGGTGAGCTGTGGCAACGGCGGGGCTGTGCCGTCCTGTTGGTGACCCATGACGTCGAGGAGGCCGTGCTGCTCGCCGACCGGGTCCTGGTGATGGACGACGGTGTCATCGCGCACGAGCAGCGGATCGACCTGGACCGGCCGCGCGGCATCACCGACCCCCGGTTCGCCGAACTGCGCGCCGGACTCCTGGAACGCCTCGGCGTCGACACCGCCGCCGAAGCCGCCTGA
- a CDS encoding ABC transporter permease, whose product MSISHAPPGSSEPDISAISISKAESGDPAPLELVPLVPTSSRRTRVPRWLRRTTGPLVLLALWQLLSSTRVLTSDVLASPGRIAQVGRDLVESGSLTSAMATSLQRVAVGLLLGAVIGTGLALVSGLFRVGEDLVDAPLQMLRTVPFVGLIPLFIIWFGIGEAPKVAIITLGVTFPLYLNVYAGIRGVDSQLIEAGESLGLSRWGLVRHVVLPSALPNAMTGLRYSLGIAWLALVFAEQINADAGIGFLMVQARDFLQTDVIVVCLIVYAFLGLLADFLVRTLERLLLQWRPTFTGR is encoded by the coding sequence ATGAGCATCAGTCATGCACCGCCCGGTTCCTCCGAGCCCGACATTTCCGCTATATCAATATCGAAGGCCGAGTCCGGCGATCCCGCTCCCCTCGAACTCGTCCCCCTCGTCCCCACCTCCTCGCGCCGCACCCGCGTCCCCCGCTGGCTGCGCCGCACCACCGGCCCGCTCGTCCTGCTCGCACTGTGGCAACTCCTCAGCAGCACACGCGTGTTGACCTCCGACGTGCTCGCCTCACCCGGGCGGATCGCCCAGGTCGGCCGGGATCTGGTCGAGAGCGGTTCGCTGACCTCGGCCATGGCGACCTCGCTGCAACGGGTCGCCGTCGGGCTGCTGCTCGGTGCCGTCATCGGCACCGGACTCGCCCTGGTCTCCGGCCTGTTCAGGGTCGGCGAGGACCTGGTCGACGCCCCCTTGCAGATGCTGCGGACCGTGCCCTTCGTCGGGCTGATCCCGCTGTTCATCATCTGGTTTGGCATCGGCGAGGCGCCGAAGGTCGCCATCATCACGCTCGGCGTGACCTTCCCGCTCTACCTCAACGTCTACGCCGGAATCCGCGGCGTGGACAGTCAGTTGATCGAGGCCGGTGAGTCGCTCGGGCTGTCCCGCTGGGGGCTCGTCCGGCATGTGGTGCTGCCGAGTGCGCTGCCCAACGCGATGACCGGGCTGCGCTACTCCCTCGGCATCGCCTGGCTGGCGCTCGTCTTCGCGGAGCAGATCAACGCGGACGCCGGCATCGGTTTCCTCATGGTGCAGGCCCGGGACTTCCTGCAGACCGACGTGATCGTGGTCTGTCTGATCGTCTACGCCTTCCTCGGCCTGCTGGCCGACTTCCTCGTCCGCACCCTCGAAAGGCTGCTGCTGCAATGGCGACCGACGTTCACGGGCCGGTGA
- a CDS encoding putative leader peptide produces MLRSVLLTTRGHIDLLRVASAACCRGC; encoded by the coding sequence ATGTTGCGTTCAGTTCTGCTCACCACGCGCGGTCACATCGACCTGCTGCGGGTGGCTTCCGCCGCGTGTTGCCGCGGCTGCTGA
- a CDS encoding secondary thiamine-phosphate synthase enzyme YjbQ — MSAAFTTRVLNVATGSRERVMDLTRDCEAFLREAAVGRDGLLNIFVPHATAGVAILETGAGSDDDLLAALHTLLPADDRWQHRHGSPGHGRDHVLPAFVPPHATLPVVGGRLELGTWQSVCLVDTNRDNPERKVRLTFLAGS; from the coding sequence ATGTCAGCTGCCTTCACGACCCGAGTCCTGAACGTCGCCACCGGTTCCCGGGAACGGGTCATGGACCTGACCCGCGACTGCGAGGCCTTCCTCCGGGAGGCGGCGGTCGGCCGCGACGGTCTCCTCAACATCTTCGTCCCCCACGCCACCGCGGGCGTCGCGATCCTGGAGACGGGCGCGGGCAGCGACGACGACCTCCTCGCCGCCCTGCACACCCTCCTCCCCGCCGACGACCGCTGGCAGCACCGCCACGGCAGCCCCGGGCACGGCCGCGACCACGTCCTCCCGGCCTTCGTACCGCCGCATGCGACGTTGCCGGTGGTGGGCGGACGGCTGGAGTTGGGGACGTGGCAGTCGGTGTGTCTGGTCGATACGAACAGGGACAACCCCGAGCGGAAGGTGCGCCTCACCTTTCTTGCAGGGTCTTGA
- a CDS encoding alpha-L-rhamnosidase, whose protein sequence is MISRRNMLAGAVATVAAATVDSVPAMAAPASGQTQPETQTQRDGLRVTAPTVEYVQHPLGIDAQRPRLSWPLASDRTGARQSAYQIRVATTASRLSHPDVWDSGKVTSGESVLVSYGGPGLKPRTRYHWSVRVWDADGHVSGWSAPSSWETGLMDAGQWSAGWISAPAGLVDAPSFEGGSWIWFPEGDPANSAPAATRWFRRTAQLPAGITAATLAITADNVYAVSVNGVEVAHTDLDTDNEDWKRPAVIDVLDRVRAGDNVIAVAATNATEGPAGLVAALVVRTTAGEQKVFTDASWKATDQEPADGWRELEFDDGRWPAVRVAAAWGGGPWGRVVPVSYAVTQLRHEFRLPRRKVARARLYATALGLYESHLNGSRVGLDQLAPGWTDYRTRVQYQTYDVTELLRPGVNAIGAYLAPGWYAGNVGMFGPGQYGQVPALLAQLEVEYADGTSERIESGADWRAAAGPIVTADLLNGETYDARKETPGWASPGFDDTGWLGVRDMGGVGDIGPALIVAQVDGPVRVERELTPKSVTQPRPGVYVLDLGQNMVGSVRLRVSGDAGTTVRLRHAEVLNPDGTVYTANLRTAAATDTYTLKGGGKEEIYEPRFTFHGFRYVEVTGFPGAPSAKAVTGRVMHTSAPFTLDFETDVPMLNQLHHNITWGQRGNFLSVPTDTPARDERLGWTGDINVFAPTAAYTMESARFLSKWLVDLRDSRTAEGAFTDVAPMVGTVGNGTAGWGDAGVTVPWSLYRAYGDRQVLADAWPSVQAWLTYLEKNSDGLLRPDQGYGDWLNVDDETPKDVIATAYFAHSADLAARMAGELGEDTAPFRDLFERIQAAFQDAYVTSDGRIKGDTQTAYVLALSMNLLPDASRKPAADRLVALIEAKDWHLSTGFLGTPRLLPVLTDTGHTDVAYRLLQQRSFPSWGYQIDRGSTTMWERWDSIRPDGSFQDAGMNSFNHYAYGSVGEWMYTNIAGISAGRPGYREIIIRPRPGGAVTTARATFTSVYGPVATSWRQRSGRFTLTCAVPPNTTAEVWIPASTPDTVTRTHGTYLRQEDDCAVYRVGSGTHRFTT, encoded by the coding sequence GTGATCAGCAGGAGGAACATGCTCGCGGGCGCGGTCGCCACGGTCGCGGCAGCGACCGTGGACAGCGTGCCGGCGATGGCCGCGCCGGCGTCCGGACAGACACAGCCGGAGACACAGACACAGCGCGACGGACTGCGTGTCACGGCGCCGACCGTGGAGTACGTCCAGCACCCGCTGGGGATCGATGCCCAACGCCCCCGCCTGAGCTGGCCGTTGGCCTCGGACCGGACGGGTGCTCGGCAGAGCGCCTACCAGATCCGCGTCGCCACCACCGCGTCGCGCCTGTCCCACCCGGACGTCTGGGACAGCGGAAAGGTCACGTCCGGCGAGTCGGTCCTCGTGTCCTACGGAGGTCCCGGACTCAAACCCCGGACGCGCTACCACTGGTCCGTCCGCGTCTGGGACGCCGACGGCCACGTCTCCGGCTGGAGCGCTCCCTCGTCGTGGGAGACCGGACTGATGGACGCCGGGCAGTGGAGCGCCGGCTGGATCTCCGCACCGGCGGGCCTCGTGGACGCGCCGTCCTTCGAGGGCGGTTCCTGGATCTGGTTCCCCGAGGGTGATCCGGCCAACAGCGCGCCGGCGGCGACCCGTTGGTTCCGTCGTACCGCCCAACTGCCCGCCGGAATCACGGCGGCGACGCTCGCCATCACCGCCGACAACGTGTACGCCGTCTCCGTGAACGGAGTCGAGGTCGCCCACACCGACCTCGACACGGACAACGAGGACTGGAAACGCCCGGCGGTGATCGACGTACTGGACCGTGTACGGGCCGGTGACAACGTTATCGCCGTCGCCGCCACCAACGCGACCGAAGGCCCGGCGGGACTCGTCGCCGCCCTTGTCGTCCGGACCACCGCCGGTGAGCAGAAGGTGTTCACCGACGCCTCCTGGAAGGCCACGGACCAGGAACCGGCCGATGGTTGGCGGGAGTTGGAGTTCGACGACGGACGCTGGCCGGCGGTCCGGGTGGCGGCGGCCTGGGGTGGCGGACCGTGGGGGCGAGTCGTCCCGGTGTCGTACGCCGTCACGCAGCTGCGGCACGAATTCCGGCTGCCGCGCCGGAAGGTCGCCCGCGCGCGCCTGTACGCCACGGCACTCGGCCTGTACGAGAGCCACCTCAACGGCAGCCGGGTGGGCCTCGACCAGCTCGCTCCCGGCTGGACGGACTACCGCACCCGCGTCCAATACCAGACCTACGACGTCACCGAACTCCTGCGACCCGGCGTCAACGCCATCGGGGCGTATCTGGCACCCGGTTGGTACGCCGGCAACGTGGGCATGTTCGGGCCCGGTCAGTACGGCCAAGTCCCGGCGCTGCTGGCCCAGTTGGAGGTGGAGTACGCGGACGGTACGAGTGAACGCATCGAGTCGGGCGCCGACTGGCGGGCCGCCGCCGGACCGATCGTCACGGCCGATCTCCTCAACGGCGAGACGTACGACGCGCGCAAGGAGACCCCCGGTTGGGCCTCGCCCGGCTTCGACGACACAGGCTGGCTCGGAGTGCGAGACATGGGTGGCGTCGGCGACATCGGTCCCGCCCTGATCGTCGCGCAGGTGGACGGCCCGGTGCGGGTGGAGCGGGAGCTGACACCGAAGAGCGTGACCCAACCCAGGCCCGGCGTCTACGTGTTGGACCTGGGCCAGAACATGGTCGGCTCGGTGCGGCTGCGCGTGTCGGGCGACGCGGGGACGACCGTCCGGCTCAGACACGCCGAGGTGCTCAACCCCGACGGCACGGTCTACACCGCGAATCTGCGGACCGCGGCGGCGACCGACACGTACACCCTCAAGGGCGGCGGGAAAGAGGAGATCTACGAGCCGCGCTTCACCTTCCACGGTTTCCGGTACGTCGAGGTGACCGGCTTCCCCGGCGCACCCTCGGCGAAGGCCGTCACCGGCCGCGTCATGCACACGTCCGCCCCCTTTACCCTCGACTTCGAGACCGACGTACCGATGCTCAACCAGCTGCACCACAACATCACTTGGGGCCAGCGCGGCAACTTCCTCTCCGTGCCGACCGACACACCCGCACGCGACGAGCGCCTGGGCTGGACGGGAGACATCAACGTCTTCGCGCCCACGGCCGCGTACACGATGGAGTCGGCTCGCTTCCTGTCCAAGTGGCTCGTCGACCTCCGGGACTCCCGGACCGCGGAGGGCGCGTTCACGGACGTGGCACCGATGGTCGGCACGGTCGGCAACGGCACGGCCGGCTGGGGCGACGCGGGTGTCACGGTCCCCTGGTCCCTCTACCGGGCGTACGGCGACCGCCAAGTCCTCGCGGACGCCTGGCCGTCCGTCCAGGCCTGGCTGACGTACCTGGAGAAGAACAGCGACGGACTGCTGCGCCCGGACCAGGGATACGGCGACTGGCTGAACGTCGACGACGAGACCCCCAAGGACGTCATCGCCACCGCGTACTTCGCGCACAGCGCCGACCTCGCGGCACGGATGGCCGGCGAACTCGGCGAGGACACCGCCCCGTTCCGCGATCTCTTCGAGCGGATCCAGGCGGCCTTCCAGGACGCCTACGTCACCTCCGACGGCCGCATCAAGGGCGATACGCAGACGGCGTACGTCCTGGCTCTGTCGATGAACCTGCTCCCGGACGCGTCACGGAAGCCCGCGGCCGACCGTCTCGTCGCCCTGATCGAGGCCAAGGACTGGCACCTGTCGACAGGGTTCCTCGGCACTCCCCGACTGCTGCCCGTCCTGACCGACACGGGTCACACCGACGTCGCCTACCGCCTCCTGCAACAGCGCTCGTTCCCCAGTTGGGGTTACCAGATCGACCGGGGCTCCACCACGATGTGGGAACGCTGGGACTCCATCCGGCCCGACGGCAGCTTCCAGGACGCGGGCATGAACTCCTTCAACCACTACGCCTACGGCTCGGTGGGGGAATGGATGTACACGAACATCGCCGGCATCTCGGCGGGCCGGCCCGGCTACCGCGAGATCATCATCCGCCCCCGCCCCGGCGGAGCCGTCACCACCGCTCGCGCAACATTCACTTCGGTCTACGGCCCGGTCGCCACCAGTTGGCGACAGCGGTCCGGCCGGTTCACGCTCACGTGCGCGGTGCCGCCCAACACGACCGCCGAGGTGTGGATCCCCGCGTCCACCCCGGACACGGTGACCCGCACGCACGGGACGTATCTGCGCCAGGAGGACGACTGCGCGGTGTACCGGGTCGGCTCCGGCACCCACCGCTTCACCACCTGA
- a CDS encoding class I SAM-dependent methyltransferase, with the protein MPEAYERHLVPVFFRPFAIDLAARAAALRPRTILELAAGTGALTSALLTAVPTASVVATDLNEAMVTAGSAREPRADWRQADAQHLPFEGGGFDLVVCQFGVMFFPDRPAAYAEVRRVLAPQGRFLFNSWGPLASHGFGAAFQTALEQSMPDGAPPFLKDVPHGYYDPAVVTTDLMAAGLTLAGAEEVTLEGVAESAASIATGFLTGTPVNAAVQAREDAQAIQAAVTQKMTDRLGTGPVTAPMTATVYTAHQ; encoded by the coding sequence ATGCCCGAGGCCTACGAACGCCACCTGGTGCCGGTCTTCTTCCGCCCCTTCGCCATCGACCTGGCCGCCAGGGCAGCGGCGCTACGGCCCCGTACGATCCTGGAACTCGCCGCCGGGACCGGGGCGTTGACCTCGGCGCTGCTCACAGCAGTGCCCACAGCCTCGGTGGTGGCGACCGACCTCAACGAAGCGATGGTCACCGCAGGATCGGCACGGGAACCGCGCGCGGACTGGCGACAGGCGGACGCCCAACACCTGCCCTTCGAGGGCGGCGGTTTCGACCTCGTCGTGTGCCAGTTCGGGGTGATGTTCTTCCCCGACAGGCCCGCCGCCTACGCCGAGGTGCGCCGGGTCCTGGCCCCGCAGGGACGGTTCTTGTTCAACAGCTGGGGACCGCTGGCCTCGCACGGATTCGGGGCCGCCTTCCAAACCGCCCTGGAACAGTCCATGCCCGACGGAGCACCCCCGTTCCTGAAGGACGTACCCCACGGCTACTACGACCCGGCCGTGGTCACCACGGACCTCATGGCCGCCGGACTGACCCTGGCCGGCGCCGAGGAGGTCACACTGGAAGGCGTCGCGGAGTCCGCGGCCTCCATCGCCACCGGGTTCCTCACCGGCACGCCGGTGAACGCCGCCGTGCAGGCCCGCGAAGACGCGCAGGCCATCCAGGCCGCCGTCACGCAGAAGATGACGGACCGACTCGGCACCGGTCCCGTGACGGCGCCGATGACCGCGACCGTCTATACAGCGCACCAGTAG
- a CDS encoding N-acetylmuramoyl-L-alanine amidase → MQQSSRRRSPRKVLAGILAGGAVAAGCFAVLPSTAQAAQTPDADRQSSFADAAKEFGVPLPVLLAVSYQESQWDDHDGHYNTSGGYGPMNLTDVTAKMVSGGAAGAAGRGDLAELTSDPALHTLDAAAKLIDTPATGLRTDDRQNIRAGAALLASYQRELAGKSSTDPADWYGAVAKYSQSSDKKAAQLFADRVFRTVSTGASRTTVDGQHVELAAQRAIRPETRQLSELKLKTAATATDTECPATVDCTFLAAAASNGQVAGRPGDGVQIKYIVLHDTESSYDAAIKTFQTAGSGDSAHYVMRASDAAVTQMAHTKDIAFHAGNYWFNMHSIGIEHEGYAAHGATWYSQAQYQATADLVKYLAAKYDIPLDREHIIGHDNVPGPQDSYVRGMHWDPGPYWDWTAFMNMVAPARAAHAQSAARHAPRVGSAVTISPEFATNQQTVQVCPADDPTGATTACTESTAPSNFLPVRTGPSADAPLFADPAIHPGASAGTDSIHDWGSTVQAGQQFVVADVDGDWTAIWFSGAKVWFHNPHGVNTCAAPGATILHSGDQAATLYGSGYPQASEYPSGLSPSTQKPLTVYGFPTGQAYVATQPPVSADDFFVSGDTYVTGAAKYYTIQYNHRVVLVDASQVS, encoded by the coding sequence TTGCAGCAATCCTCGCGTAGAAGATCACCCCGGAAGGTGCTGGCCGGGATCCTGGCCGGCGGCGCCGTGGCCGCAGGCTGTTTCGCCGTACTGCCGTCGACGGCACAGGCCGCCCAGACCCCGGACGCCGACCGGCAGTCCTCCTTCGCCGACGCGGCAAAGGAGTTCGGCGTACCGCTCCCCGTGCTCCTGGCCGTGTCGTACCAGGAGTCGCAGTGGGACGACCACGACGGGCACTACAACACCTCGGGCGGATACGGCCCGATGAACCTGACGGACGTCACCGCCAAGATGGTGTCCGGGGGCGCTGCGGGCGCCGCAGGTCGTGGCGACCTCGCCGAGCTGACGTCGGACCCGGCCCTGCACACCCTCGACGCCGCGGCGAAGCTCATCGACACCCCGGCGACGGGACTGCGCACCGACGACCGCCAGAACATCCGCGCCGGTGCCGCCCTACTCGCCTCGTACCAGCGGGAGTTGGCGGGCAAGAGCTCCACCGACCCGGCCGACTGGTACGGCGCGGTGGCCAAGTACAGCCAGTCGTCGGACAAGAAGGCCGCGCAGCTCTTCGCCGACCGCGTCTTCAGGACCGTGTCCACGGGCGCCTCGCGGACGACTGTCGACGGACAGCACGTCGAACTCGCGGCGCAGCGGGCGATCCGGCCCGAGACCCGACAACTGTCCGAACTGAAGCTGAAGACCGCCGCTACGGCCACCGACACCGAGTGCCCCGCCACGGTCGACTGCACCTTCCTCGCCGCGGCCGCCTCCAACGGACAGGTCGCGGGCCGCCCGGGCGACGGCGTGCAGATCAAGTACATCGTCCTGCACGACACCGAGTCGTCCTACGACGCCGCGATCAAGACGTTCCAGACGGCGGGTTCCGGCGACTCGGCGCACTACGTCATGCGGGCCTCGGACGCGGCCGTCACGCAGATGGCGCACACCAAGGACATCGCCTTCCACGCCGGCAACTACTGGTTCAACATGCACTCGATCGGCATCGAGCACGAGGGCTACGCCGCGCACGGAGCCACCTGGTACTCGCAGGCGCAGTATCAGGCGACGGCCGATCTGGTGAAGTACCTCGCCGCGAAGTACGACATCCCGCTCGACCGCGAGCACATCATCGGCCACGACAACGTGCCCGGCCCGCAGGACAGTTACGTGCGGGGCATGCACTGGGACCCCGGCCCCTACTGGGACTGGACGGCGTTCATGAACATGGTCGCCCCGGCGAGGGCGGCCCACGCGCAGAGCGCCGCCCGGCACGCCCCGAGGGTGGGTTCGGCGGTCACCATCAGCCCCGAGTTCGCGACCAACCAGCAGACCGTCCAGGTCTGCCCGGCCGACGACCCCACGGGCGCCACCACCGCGTGCACCGAGAGCACCGCGCCCTCCAACTTCCTTCCGGTGCGCACCGGTCCGAGTGCGGACGCGCCCCTGTTCGCCGACCCGGCCATCCACCCCGGCGCGAGCGCGGGCACCGACTCGATCCACGACTGGGGCAGCACCGTCCAGGCCGGCCAGCAGTTCGTGGTCGCCGACGTCGACGGCGACTGGACCGCCATCTGGTTCAGCGGCGCGAAGGTGTGGTTCCACAACCCCCACGGCGTCAACACCTGCGCCGCGCCCGGCGCCACGATCCTCCACTCCGGCGATCAGGCCGCGACCCTCTACGGCTCCGGCTACCCGCAGGCGTCGGAGTACCCGTCCGGCCTGTCCCCGTCCACCCAGAAGCCCCTGACCGTCTACGGCTTCCCGACGGGCCAGGCCTACGTCGCCACCCAACCCCCGGTCAGCGCCGACGACTTCTTCGTCTCGGGCGACACGTACGTCACCGGCGCGGCCAAGTACTACACCATCCAGTACAACCACCGAGTCGTCCTGGTCGACGCCTCGCAGGTCTCCTGA
- a CDS encoding OsmC family protein, with translation MSDNPLRQVTVDRTAPGRFTATNARGGTVDFGTAVGGGTEFTPVELLLAAIGGCTAADVDVATTRHAEPDGFTVTVTGNKVSDDLGNRMTDLAVTFAVTFPEGEAGDRARAILPRAVTVSHDRLCTVSRTVETGTPVTATIKDA, from the coding sequence ATGAGCGACAACCCCCTGCGCCAAGTCACCGTCGACCGCACCGCCCCCGGCCGCTTCACCGCGACCAACGCCCGCGGCGGCACCGTCGACTTCGGTACCGCCGTCGGCGGCGGCACGGAGTTCACCCCGGTCGAGCTACTGCTCGCCGCGATCGGGGGCTGCACCGCGGCCGACGTCGACGTGGCGACCACGCGGCACGCGGAGCCGGACGGGTTCACCGTCACGGTGACCGGCAACAAGGTCAGCGACGACCTCGGCAACCGGATGACCGACCTCGCGGTCACCTTCGCCGTGACCTTCCCGGAGGGGGAGGCCGGGGACCGGGCCCGCGCGATCCTGCCCCGGGCGGTCACCGTCTCCCACGACCGGCTGTGCACGGTCAGCCGTACGGTCGAGACCGGCACGCCCGTCACCGCGACGATCAAGGACGCCTGA
- a CDS encoding cutinase family protein has product MRIRLCLAALSLAGGAGLATLSAPTASAATCSDLDVVAARGTFEPGTLGLIVGDPVYSALQQKITGKTLSSYAVNYPADLSLTSAATGNLDVVNHVNAQAAACPNQRFILVGYSQGANVVDNSIGISSDGAVVGSPIVATIPAAVEPKVAAVLLFGNPIRALGKSVTGTYQSRTIDFCANGDPICQNGGTDVLAHLGYTSDADAAATFAAGKV; this is encoded by the coding sequence ATGCGTATTCGCTTATGCCTCGCCGCGCTCTCGCTGGCCGGCGGGGCCGGGCTCGCCACCCTCTCCGCACCCACCGCATCGGCCGCCACCTGCTCTGACCTCGACGTCGTGGCGGCTCGCGGCACCTTCGAGCCGGGCACACTCGGCCTGATCGTCGGCGACCCGGTGTACTCCGCGCTCCAGCAGAAAATCACCGGAAAGACGCTCTCCAGCTATGCGGTGAACTATCCCGCCGACCTTTCCCTCACGTCCGCCGCGACGGGAAACCTCGATGTGGTGAACCACGTCAACGCGCAAGCGGCGGCCTGCCCAAATCAGCGCTTCATTCTCGTCGGCTATTCGCAGGGCGCGAACGTCGTCGACAACTCCATCGGAATCAGCAGCGACGGCGCGGTGGTCGGCAGCCCGATCGTGGCGACCATCCCTGCCGCGGTGGAGCCGAAGGTCGCCGCGGTGCTGCTGTTCGGCAATCCGATCCGGGCCCTCGGCAAGAGCGTCACGGGCACCTACCAGAGCCGCACCATCGACTTCTGCGCCAACGGTGACCCCATCTGCCAGAACGGCGGAACCGACGTCCTCGCCCACCTCGGCTACACCTCCGACGCGGACGCGGCGGCCACGTTCGCGGCAGGCAAGGTCTGA